Below is a genomic region from Miniphocaeibacter halophilus.
GTTCGGTAATAATAGTAATTTAAGTTAAAAAAAATAGTCCCAGAATTACTCTAGGACTATTTGGATTATATCTATTTTAATTTTTCAGCCATTTCCTTAGCAAGTAAACGAAGTTGATCTTCTTCTTCTTTATGCATTGTACCTCGAGCTTCTACAACTGTTTCCAATACATCGTATTTTCCGGTTTCAGCAAAGGCTTTTAAATCCTTAACAGCTCCACCACTCCAGCCGTAGGAACCAAAAATTCCCAATACATGATTTTTAATTTTATTATATTTTAGAACATTTAATAAATTATACATATTAGGATATACACTATTATCATAAGTAGCAGAACCTAGTATAAGGCCTTTGTATCTCCATATTTCATTTAAAATATATGAAGCATGAGTTTTAGAAACATCAAATACCTTTATGTTCTTTACTCCTTCTTTAGCAAGGAAAGTAGCTAAATGGTCAGCCATTCCCTCGGTATTGCCATACATTGAGCCATAGACTATTACAACACCGTCTTCTACTTCATAATTAGCCCATTTTTCATAATCGTCAATAATTGTTTGTGGATTTTCCCTCCAAACAAAACCATGTACCGGGCAAATTATATTTATATCTAATTGCTTTACCTTTTCAATAGCTTTAACAGCCATCATTGAGTATTTACCTACTATATTGGAATAATATCTTCTTGTTTCAGACCTAAAAATATTATAATCTGCCTGATCATCAAATATAGCACCATCAACAGTACCAAAGCCACCAAATATATCTTGGG
It encodes:
- a CDS encoding FprA family A-type flavoprotein, which codes for MNCLYAKILDDLYYIGANDRQTALFENMWPLPEGVSYNAYLIRDEKTALLDTVRINKVDGFINKVLEVLDGRKLDYLVIHHMEPDHSGCITDILNLFPDLIFVGNKKTKSMLYDFLELTPDDDKFIEVKDGDVLDLGKRQLQFVMTPMVHWPESMVSYEPNDKILFSQDIFGGFGTVDGAIFDDQADYNIFRSETRRYYSNIVGKYSMMAVKAIEKVKQLDINIICPVHGFVWRENPQTIIDDYEKWANYEVEDGVVIVYGSMYGNTEGMADHLATFLAKEGVKNIKVFDVSKTHASYILNEIWRYKGLILGSATYDNSVYPNMYNLLNVLKYNKIKNHVLGIFGSYGWSGGAVKDLKAFAETGKYDVLETVVEARGTMHKEEEDQLRLLAKEMAEKLK